The sequence TCCTGATTTAGGCAAATCTGAAGGGGAAAGGTTGATTGTGATTTTTAAAGGCGGGAAAGTGAAATCGTTATTTTGTAAGGCTGATTGGACTCGCTGCTTGGCTTCTTGGATAGAATTATTAGCGAGCCCTGAAATCACAAATGCCGGTAAAGCTCTCGTGAAAGTCGCTTCCACAGCCACGATTTCTGCTACTCCCCTTTGCATGGTTGTGCAAAATATCGTGTTAATCATGGCTAGGACTTGTTTTTGGGATTTTTATTTAATTCTTTGAGTTCTTTTTCAAATTTCTTACGCTTCAAGATGGACAATTTATCCACAAACAGCACGCCATTGAGATGGTCTATCTCATGCTGGATGGCTACCGCTAACAACTCGCTCGCCTCTAAAACTTTCACTTTAGCGAAGCGGTTTTGATACTCTATCTTAACCTTTTCAAAGCGCTCCACTTCTTCATAAAACCCCGGCACAGACAAGCACCCCTCTTTAAACATGATTGATCCTTTAGTTTCTATAAACTTGGGGTTAATGATTTCTAGGCAATCCTCTTTATGCTGCACGCCATCTTCTCGTGGGAGATTGATAAGCAACATTCTCAAAGGCAAGCCCACTTGAATCGCCGCTAACCCTATCCCCTCACTAGCGATCATAGTTTCATGCATGTCATCTAATTGCTGATGGAATTTTGCATCAAAAGAAACGACCTCTTTAGAAATCGTTCTTAAGATTTTAGAAGGGTAATGGATAATCTCTAATAACGCCATGCAATCACTTTACATTTTTCTCCAACACCTTATCAATCAAGCCATACTCTTTAGCTTCTAAAGCGCTCATGTAAAAATCCCTATCCGTGTCTTTAGCGATCCGTTCTAAGCTTTGCTTTGAATTTTGAGCCAAAATAGAATTCATCAAACCCTTAAGCCTGATAATTTCGTTAGAAATGATTTCAATATCACTCGCTTGCCCTTGAGCCCCCCCTAAAGGCTGGTGGATCATAATCCTTGAATGAGGTAATGAAAAGCGCTTGCCCTTAGCCCCACAGCTCAATAAAAACGCCCCCATAGAAGCCGCTTGACCGATGCAAATCGTGGAAACATCAGGGCGGATAAAATTCATCGTATCATAAATACTAAGACCACTTGTTATCACCCCACCGGGAGAATTGATATACAAGCCAATATCTTTTTCTGGATCCTCAGCTTCCAAAAACAAGAGTTGAGCCACAATAGAAGACGCCACGCTGTCATTGATTTCACCGCTCAATAAAACAATGCGATCCTTTAAAAGGCGCGAGTAAATATCATAACTGCGCTCCCCTCGATCAGTATTTTCTATCACATAAGGAATGTATCCCACCATTTCTCCTTTTTATTATTCAACTCACTTGAGTTTTTTGAGCGTTAGGCCTCATTTTTTCCAAAATTTCTTGCTGTTCTTTAGATAGGTTTTTATCCAAGAAATAAGTAAGCACTCGATCTTCAATCATCGCCATTTTCACTGCTGCTAACATGTTATTTCGGCGGTATTGCTCAATGAGATTTTCTGGGTTTTGCCCTGTCATCAGCGCTTCATAATACAAGGTTTGAAAGACTTCATTATCATGCACGCCAATTTTTTCTTCTTTAGCTAAAGCG comes from Helicobacter acinonychis and encodes:
- the def gene encoding peptide deformylase, translated to MALLEIIHYPSKILRTISKEVVSFDAKFHQQLDDMHETMIASEGIGLAAIQVGLPLRMLLINLPREDGVQHKEDCLEIINPKFIETKGSIMFKEGCLSVPGFYEEVERFEKVKIEYQNRFAKVKVLEASELLAVAIQHEIDHLNGVLFVDKLSILKRKKFEKELKELNKNPKNKS
- the clpP gene encoding ATP-dependent Clp endopeptidase proteolytic subunit ClpP — encoded protein: MGYIPYVIENTDRGERSYDIYSRLLKDRIVLLSGEINDSVASSIVAQLLFLEAEDPEKDIGLYINSPGGVITSGLSIYDTMNFIRPDVSTICIGQAASMGAFLLSCGAKGKRFSLPHSRIMIHQPLGGAQGQASDIEIISNEIIRLKGLMNSILAQNSKQSLERIAKDTDRDFYMSALEAKEYGLIDKVLEKNVK